The following proteins are co-located in the Bosea sp. AS-1 genome:
- a CDS encoding gluconokinase — protein MSTEKKGGRPAVIVIMGVASSGKTSLGERLAARLGWPFRDADSFHPPENVAKMAGGTPLTDEDRKPWLAAIAAWVDDLRGKGAHGIVTCSALKKVYRDVIIGDRPDVVLVYLKGSRELIGRRMAARQHHFMPPALLDSQFATLQEPGPDERPLVVSVEDSKDAIVQDVVERLGL, from the coding sequence GTGAGCACGGAAAAGAAGGGCGGTCGACCGGCCGTCATCGTCATCATGGGCGTCGCCAGCTCGGGCAAGACCTCGCTCGGCGAGCGGCTTGCCGCGCGCCTCGGCTGGCCCTTCCGCGATGCGGATTCCTTCCACCCCCCTGAGAACGTCGCCAAGATGGCCGGCGGCACGCCGCTGACCGACGAGGACCGCAAGCCCTGGCTCGCGGCCATCGCGGCCTGGGTCGACGATCTGCGAGGCAAGGGCGCGCACGGCATTGTCACCTGCTCGGCGCTGAAGAAGGTCTATCGCGACGTCATCATCGGCGACCGGCCGGATGTCGTGCTGGTCTATCTCAAGGGCTCGCGCGAACTGATCGGCCGGCGCATGGCCGCCCGCCAGCATCACTTCATGCCGCCGGCGCTGCTCGACAGCCAGTTCGCCACCTTGCAGGAGCCCGGGCCCGACGAGCGGCCGCTCGTCGTCTCGGTCGAGGACAGCAAGGACGCGATCGTGCAGGACGTGGTCGAGCGGCTGGGGTTGTGA
- the gnd gene encoding phosphogluconate dehydrogenase (NAD(+)-dependent, decarboxylating) has translation MQLGVIGLGRMGGNIVRRLMRAGHECVVYDRDPKPGQALAADGAVVASDLKDMVAKLKAPRAIWVMLPAGKITEGTLAELAGLVGEGDVLIDGGNAFWKDDVRRGKELAAKGIHYMDVGTSGGVHGLERGYCLMIGGAKEAFDRLEPIFKVLAPGKGEVEPTRHREGRNPTSEQGYLHCGPTGSGHFVKMVHNGIEYGMMQAFAEGFDLLRNASAKEGLPADYGFDFDVAEIAEVWRRGSVVTSWLLDLTAEALAADEELSAYTGNVSDSGEGRWTVDAAVETATPAEVLTSALFARFRSRVDHTFGEKILSAMRAGFGGHVEPKKQG, from the coding sequence ATGCAGCTCGGAGTGATCGGCCTCGGCCGGATGGGGGGCAACATCGTGCGCCGGCTGATGCGCGCCGGTCATGAATGCGTGGTCTATGATCGCGATCCGAAACCGGGGCAGGCGCTCGCCGCTGATGGCGCGGTCGTGGCCTCCGACCTCAAGGACATGGTCGCCAAGCTGAAGGCACCGCGTGCGATCTGGGTGATGCTCCCGGCCGGCAAGATCACCGAAGGCACGCTCGCCGAGCTCGCCGGCCTCGTCGGCGAGGGTGACGTGCTGATCGACGGCGGCAACGCATTCTGGAAGGACGACGTCCGCCGCGGCAAGGAACTGGCGGCCAAGGGCATCCATTACATGGATGTCGGCACTTCCGGGGGCGTGCACGGGCTGGAGCGCGGCTATTGCCTGATGATCGGCGGCGCGAAGGAGGCCTTCGACCGGCTGGAGCCGATCTTCAAGGTGCTCGCGCCCGGCAAGGGCGAGGTCGAGCCGACCAGGCATCGCGAGGGACGCAACCCGACGAGCGAGCAGGGCTATCTGCATTGCGGCCCGACCGGCTCAGGCCATTTCGTCAAGATGGTCCATAACGGCATCGAATACGGCATGATGCAGGCCTTCGCAGAGGGCTTCGACCTGCTGCGCAACGCCTCCGCCAAGGAAGGCCTGCCGGCCGATTACGGCTTCGACTTCGACGTTGCCGAGATCGCCGAGGTCTGGCGCCGCGGCTCGGTCGTCACCTCCTGGCTGCTCGACCTGACCGCCGAGGCGCTGGCCGCCGACGAGGAACTCTCCGCCTATACCGGCAACGTCTCGGATTCGGGCGAGGGTCGCTGGACGGTCGATGCGGCGGTCGAGACGGCGACGCCGGCCGAGGTGCTGACCTCGGCGCTGTTCGCCCGCTTCCGCTCGCGCGTCGACCACACCTTCGGCGAGAAGATCCTTTCCGCCATGCGCGCCGGCTTCGGCGGCCATGTCGAGCCGAAAAAGCAGGGCTGA
- a CDS encoding AraC family transcriptional regulator, whose protein sequence is MDGALAEAGKASLERSCKPGAADWVRLGTGAAGIERIEAFFHGYAYDPHRHDTYAFGLTLSGVQSFDYRGSRRDSLSGHAIVIHPDEVHNGRSGIAEGFRYRMMYVEPRLIREAMGEVGRSLPFVPAAVSQDARLVAAITRALRDLDAPLEGLGLDDMVVPLADALAAADPSATGLRRQRLDRPALERARDYLDSHLETAVASDALERLTGLDRFTLARQFRAAFGTSPYNYLVMRRLGRARGLLALGTAPAEVAVACGFADQSHLTRQFHRAYGVTPGRWRRLQDRAAGAR, encoded by the coding sequence ATGGACGGAGCGTTAGCCGAGGCCGGAAAGGCCAGTCTTGAACGATCGTGCAAGCCGGGTGCCGCGGACTGGGTACGGCTCGGCACCGGCGCGGCAGGCATCGAGCGCATCGAGGCCTTCTTCCATGGCTACGCCTATGATCCGCACCGCCACGACACCTATGCCTTCGGTCTGACGCTCTCCGGCGTGCAGTCCTTCGACTACCGGGGCTCGCGGCGCGACAGCCTGAGCGGCCACGCGATCGTGATCCATCCCGACGAGGTCCATAACGGCCGTTCCGGCATCGCCGAGGGCTTTCGCTATCGGATGATGTATGTCGAGCCGCGGCTGATCCGTGAGGCGATGGGCGAGGTCGGCCGCAGCCTGCCTTTCGTTCCGGCGGCGGTCTCGCAGGATGCACGGCTGGTCGCTGCCATCACCCGCGCATTGCGCGATCTCGATGCCCCGCTCGAGGGGCTTGGGCTCGACGACATGGTCGTGCCCCTGGCCGACGCGCTTGCCGCGGCTGATCCGTCCGCGACAGGCCTGCGCCGGCAGCGGCTCGACCGCCCGGCGCTGGAGCGAGCGCGTGACTATCTCGACAGCCATCTCGAAACGGCAGTTGCCAGCGACGCGCTGGAGAGGCTGACCGGGCTCGACCGCTTCACCCTGGCGCGGCAATTCCGCGCGGCTTTCGGGACGAGCCCTTATAATTACCTCGTCATGCGTCGCCTTGGCCGGGCGCGCGGGCTTCTCGCGCTCGGAACGGCGCCGGCGGAGGTCGCAGTCGCCTGCGGTTTCGCCGACCAGAGCCATCTGACCCGCCAGTTCCACCGCGCCTACGGCGTCACACCGGGCCGCTGGCGGCGCTTGCAGGATCGCGCCGCTGGGGCGCGTTGA
- a CDS encoding DUF2000 family protein: MRYDTKIAIVVRENLATWQKLNVASFLAGGLVGAAPELAGEPHQDGSGRFYGPLIRQPVLIFAATTEELKQVLQRAQGRSVRAHLYTNELFSTGNDIDNRAAVAAVATADLDLVGLGLHGERKDIDKIIKGLKLHG; encoded by the coding sequence ATGCGTTACGATACCAAGATCGCCATCGTGGTGCGCGAGAATCTCGCGACCTGGCAAAAACTCAATGTCGCGAGCTTCCTCGCCGGCGGGCTCGTCGGCGCCGCGCCGGAGCTGGCGGGAGAGCCCCATCAGGACGGCTCCGGCCGGTTCTACGGCCCGCTGATCCGGCAGCCCGTCCTGATCTTCGCTGCGACGACGGAGGAGCTGAAACAGGTGCTCCAGCGCGCGCAGGGCCGCAGCGTCAGGGCGCATCTCTATACCAACGAGCTGTTTTCCACCGGAAACGACATCGACAACCGTGCCGCCGTGGCGGCAGTCGCGACGGCCGATCTCGACCTCGTCGGTCTCGGGCTCCATGGCGAGCGCAAGGACATCGACAAGATCATCAAGGGCCTCAAGCTCCACGGCTGA
- a CDS encoding flavin reductase family protein, with product MLSLTKPTAADHPGTETVTITPSVLYFGTPVVLVVTRNADGSANITPMSSAWALGTRIVLGLAGAGHGVANLLREGVCTLNFASADLWYKVEKIAHTTGRDPVPAHKAAMGFVHAADKFALGGFSPSPSELVSPPRIRECPLQFEAKLVGLHGERPDGANEQGMRIVELDVVRVHAHREIVVPGTNHIDTARWNPLFYVFRHYFGFAEKLGKTFRAEI from the coding sequence ATGCTTTCCCTGACCAAGCCGACGGCCGCAGATCATCCGGGAACGGAAACCGTCACGATCACGCCCTCGGTCCTCTATTTCGGAACTCCGGTCGTCCTTGTCGTCACGCGGAACGCCGACGGCTCGGCCAACATCACGCCGATGTCTTCCGCCTGGGCGCTCGGTACACGCATCGTGCTTGGCCTCGCCGGCGCCGGCCATGGCGTCGCGAACCTCTTGCGTGAAGGCGTGTGCACGCTGAACTTCGCCTCTGCCGATCTCTGGTACAAGGTCGAGAAGATTGCGCATACGACGGGGCGCGACCCCGTTCCGGCGCACAAGGCGGCGATGGGCTTCGTGCATGCCGCCGACAAATTCGCGCTCGGCGGCTTCAGCCCCAGCCCGTCAGAGCTGGTCTCGCCGCCGCGCATCCGGGAGTGCCCCTTGCAGTTCGAGGCGAAGCTCGTCGGGCTCCATGGCGAGCGGCCTGATGGGGCGAACGAGCAGGGCATGCGGATCGTCGAGCTCGACGTCGTTCGCGTGCATGCCCATCGCGAGATCGTGGTCCCGGGAACCAACCATATCGATACCGCGCGCTGGAACCCGCTATTCTATGTGTTCCGGCACTATTTCGGCTTCGCGGAGAAGCTTGGAAAGACGTTTCGCGCCGAGATTTGA
- the rnr gene encoding ribonuclease R codes for MPISAPEPSREAILDFIEEERAAGREVGRREIARAFSLDQGGKIWLKRLLREMEQEGEIGGDGKERPVHPRGALPPVLLCEIKSRDRDGDLVAQPLEWDENDQGAPPRILIENRREGRRKPRDAKPAPGVGDHALLKLTRLRGVDGYAYSGHVLKVMGKAKAAVLGIFRALPDGSGRLVPIDKKAQGREALIPKGRTGDAQDGDLVSVSLRRESRFGPPEAQVRERLGSIKSERAVSLIAIHAHGIPHEFPPAALQEAAEAPLATLKGREDWRELALVTIDPADAKDHDDAVHAAPDENPDNPGGFVVTVAIADVAAYVRPGSALDREALERGNSVYFPDRVVPMLPERISNDLCSLRENEDRPAMAVRLVLKADGSKKSHSFHRVLMRSAAKLSYQQAQSAIDGKPDEKTAAIRESVLMPLWAAYGVAARARDQRQPLDLDLPERKLILKADGSVERVIVPERLAAHRLIEEFMILANVAAAETLEKAGSLLIYRSHDEPSLEKMRALGEVLASIGIKLPKDGVLRPVLFNRILAMIKGSENETLINEVVLRTQAQAEYVAENYGHFGLNLRRYAHFTSPIRRYADLIVHRALITALKLGDDGLPKNTTLAELREIATRISAAERRAMAAERETTDRLIAHFLADQIGASFDGRIGGVNKAGLFVKLDDTGADGFIPASTLGGDYYRYDEAAHALIGDRTGESWRLGDRVHVKLVEAAPVAGALRFELLSAGRTVATGRAGQRRRGAPYGDSRPAAPFGRKSKAGKSNAGPGRAKPGKSRPGKRR; via the coding sequence ATGCCCATCTCCGCTCCTGAGCCGAGCCGCGAGGCGATCCTCGACTTCATCGAGGAGGAGCGCGCCGCCGGCCGCGAGGTCGGCCGGCGCGAGATCGCGCGCGCCTTCAGCCTCGACCAGGGCGGCAAGATCTGGCTGAAGCGCCTGCTCCGCGAGATGGAGCAGGAGGGCGAGATCGGCGGCGACGGCAAGGAACGGCCGGTGCATCCGCGCGGTGCCTTGCCCCCGGTCCTGCTCTGCGAGATCAAGTCACGCGATCGCGATGGCGACCTCGTCGCCCAGCCGCTCGAATGGGACGAGAACGACCAGGGCGCGCCGCCGCGGATCCTGATCGAGAACCGGCGCGAAGGTCGGCGCAAGCCTCGGGATGCGAAACCCGCCCCCGGTGTCGGCGACCATGCCCTGCTCAAGCTGACGCGGCTGCGCGGCGTCGACGGCTACGCCTATTCCGGCCACGTGCTGAAGGTGATGGGCAAGGCGAAGGCCGCCGTGCTCGGCATCTTCCGTGCCCTGCCCGATGGCTCGGGCCGGCTGGTACCAATCGACAAGAAGGCGCAGGGGCGCGAAGCACTCATCCCGAAGGGCCGCACGGGCGACGCGCAGGACGGCGACCTCGTCTCGGTCAGTTTGCGCCGCGAGAGCCGTTTCGGCCCGCCGGAAGCGCAGGTGCGCGAGCGGCTGGGCTCGATCAAGTCGGAGCGTGCCGTCAGCCTGATCGCGATCCACGCCCACGGCATCCCGCATGAATTCCCGCCGGCCGCCCTGCAGGAAGCGGCCGAGGCGCCGCTTGCGACGCTGAAAGGGCGCGAGGATTGGCGCGAACTGGCTCTCGTCACCATCGACCCGGCCGACGCCAAGGACCATGACGACGCGGTCCATGCCGCGCCGGACGAGAACCCCGACAACCCCGGTGGCTTCGTCGTCACCGTCGCCATCGCCGATGTCGCAGCCTATGTCCGCCCCGGCTCGGCGCTCGACCGCGAGGCGCTGGAACGCGGCAACTCGGTCTATTTCCCCGACCGCGTCGTGCCGATGCTGCCGGAGCGGATCTCGAACGATCTCTGCTCGCTGCGCGAGAACGAGGACCGGCCGGCCATGGCGGTCCGTCTCGTGCTCAAGGCCGACGGCTCGAAGAAGAGCCACTCCTTCCACCGCGTACTGATGCGCTCGGCGGCAAAGCTCTCCTACCAGCAGGCGCAAAGCGCCATCGACGGCAAGCCCGACGAAAAGACCGCAGCAATCCGCGAGAGCGTGCTGATGCCGCTCTGGGCGGCCTATGGCGTGGCGGCGCGCGCCCGCGACCAGCGCCAGCCACTCGACCTCGACCTGCCCGAGCGCAAGCTGATCCTCAAGGCCGACGGCTCGGTCGAGCGCGTCATCGTGCCTGAGCGGCTGGCGGCGCACCGGCTGATCGAGGAATTCATGATCCTCGCCAATGTGGCGGCCGCTGAGACACTGGAGAAGGCCGGGAGCCTCCTGATCTACCGCAGCCATGACGAACCCTCGCTGGAGAAGATGCGAGCGCTCGGCGAGGTGCTGGCCTCGATCGGCATCAAGCTGCCGAAGGACGGGGTGTTGAGGCCGGTTCTGTTCAACCGCATCCTGGCGATGATCAAGGGCTCGGAGAACGAGACGCTGATCAACGAGGTGGTGCTGCGCACGCAGGCCCAGGCTGAGTATGTCGCTGAGAATTACGGGCATTTCGGTCTCAATCTGCGCCGCTACGCCCATTTCACCTCACCGATCCGGCGCTATGCCGACCTGATCGTGCATCGGGCGCTGATCACCGCGCTCAAGCTCGGCGATGACGGCTTGCCGAAGAACACGACGCTGGCGGAATTGCGCGAGATCGCGACCCGCATCTCGGCCGCGGAGCGGCGCGCGATGGCGGCCGAGCGCGAGACCACCGACCGGTTGATCGCACATTTCCTCGCCGACCAGATCGGCGCGAGTTTCGACGGGCGCATTGGTGGCGTGAACAAGGCCGGCCTGTTCGTGAAGCTGGACGACACCGGCGCCGATGGCTTCATCCCGGCCTCGACGCTCGGCGGCGACTACTACCGCTATGACGAGGCCGCCCACGCGCTGATCGGTGACCGCACCGGCGAAAGCTGGCGGCTCGGCGACAGGGTGCATGTGAAGCTGGTCGAAGCGGCGCCCGTCGCCGGCGCGCTGCGCTTCGAGCTGCTCTCGGCCGGGCGGACTGTGGCGACAGGCCGCGCTGGCCAGCGCCGCCGCGGCGCGCCATATGGAGACAGCCGGCCCGCGGCCCCCTTCGGCCGCAAGAGCAAGGCCGGAAAGAGCAACGCTGGGCCTGGCAGAGCGAAGCCGGGCAAGAGCAGGCCCGGCAAGAGGCGATGA
- a CDS encoding DUF983 domain-containing protein, which produces MMGVQFHGSAGEAVTRDWRQAIMRGLRGHCPRCGEGRLFRAFLKPVDRCESCGEELHHQRADDLPPYVVITIVGHIIVGGLLLAEKYGDWPMWWHMALWPALTVILSIALMQPVKGGVVGLQWALRMHGFGGEADQPERQPLPPRGRQP; this is translated from the coding sequence ATGATGGGCGTTCAGTTTCATGGCTCGGCCGGCGAGGCGGTCACGCGCGACTGGCGCCAGGCGATCATGCGCGGCCTCAGGGGCCATTGCCCCCGTTGCGGCGAGGGCCGGCTGTTCCGCGCTTTCCTCAAGCCGGTCGATCGCTGCGAGAGCTGCGGCGAGGAACTGCACCACCAGCGTGCCGACGACCTGCCGCCCTATGTCGTCATCACCATCGTCGGCCACATCATCGTCGGCGGGCTTCTGCTTGCCGAGAAATATGGCGATTGGCCCATGTGGTGGCATATGGCGCTGTGGCCGGCGCTGACGGTCATTCTCTCGATCGCGCTGATGCAACCCGTCAAAGGCGGCGTCGTCGGCCTGCAATGGGCGTTGCGCATGCACGGCTTCGGCGGCGAAGCCGACCAGCCGGAGCGCCAACCCCTGCCTCCTCGCGGAAGACAGCCATGA
- a CDS encoding NUDIX hydrolase has protein sequence MTDHTVTLTQAERARVSTNQRPKDAATMLIIDRTSARPKVLMGKRHESHKFMPGKYVFPGGRLDDGDRRMVATGALPQICEDRLLKRAVRPSIGKARALALAAIRETFEETGLLFGTGEFGAPEIAPEGSWSDFARHGIFPDLSTITFVARAITPPRRPKRFDTRFFTIDASALAKKIDGVTGPDSELTDLVWVDFDEAKELDLPTITKVIIQEVEARIAGGFAPYLPVPFYWEKRGSFVREEL, from the coding sequence ATGACCGATCATACCGTGACATTGACGCAGGCCGAGCGCGCGCGGGTCTCGACCAACCAGCGGCCCAAGGACGCCGCGACGATGCTGATCATCGATCGCACCAGCGCCCGGCCGAAGGTTCTGATGGGCAAGCGCCATGAGAGCCACAAGTTCATGCCGGGCAAATACGTTTTCCCCGGGGGGCGGCTCGACGACGGCGACCGGCGCATGGTGGCGACCGGCGCCCTCCCGCAGATTTGCGAGGACAGGCTGCTCAAGCGGGCTGTGCGGCCCAGCATCGGCAAGGCGCGCGCGCTGGCGCTGGCAGCGATTCGCGAGACCTTCGAGGAAACCGGGCTGCTCTTCGGCACGGGCGAATTCGGCGCGCCCGAGATCGCCCCCGAGGGCAGCTGGAGCGACTTCGCCCGGCACGGTATCTTCCCGGATCTCTCCACCATCACCTTCGTCGCCCGCGCGATCACGCCGCCGCGCCGGCCGAAACGCTTCGACACGCGCTTCTTCACCATCGACGCTTCGGCGCTCGCCAAGAAGATCGACGGCGTCACCGGGCCGGATTCGGAGCTGACCGACCTCGTTTGGGTCGATTTCGACGAGGCGAAGGAGCTCGACCTGCCGACGATCACCAAGGTCATCATCCAGGAGGTCGAAGCCCGGATCGCTGGCGGCTTCGCGCCTTATCTGCCGGTACCCTTCTATTGGGAGAAGCGTGGCAGCTTCGTGCGCGAGGAACTCTGA
- the rpmG gene encoding 50S ribosomal protein L33 produces the protein MAKAVTIKIKLLSTADTGFFYVTKKNSRTMTEKMTKKKYDPVARKHVEFKETKIK, from the coding sequence ATGGCCAAGGCCGTGACGATCAAGATCAAGCTGCTTTCGACCGCCGACACCGGCTTCTTCTACGTGACGAAGAAGAACTCGCGCACGATGACCGAGAAGATGACGAAGAAGAAGTACGACCCGGTCGCGCGCAAGCACGTCGAGTTCAAGGAAACCAAGATCAAGTAA